The Meles meles chromosome 12, mMelMel3.1 paternal haplotype, whole genome shotgun sequence genome includes a window with the following:
- the LOC123954115 gene encoding zinc finger protein 271 gives MVILQLLPKVPSVQLQPMEIHFNYESEEHHLLSGGETKTKIGEVTSEEEITTKIEQLPEESGNPRDDVLQDSECRGFCEFGDKLNEKDQNFFKRRQHNCDECGQSFAWSTGLIRHRRTHWEKPYECDKCGKAFSVSSALVLHQRIHTGEKPYPCTWCIKSFSRSSDLIKHQRVHTGEKPYKCDECGKAFSQSSDLIIHQRIHTGEKPYQCSHCSKSFSQRSDLVKHQRIHTGEKPYTCNQCNKHFSQSSDVIKHQRIHTGEKPYKCDVCGKAFSQSSDLILHQRIHTGEKPYPCNQCNKSFSQNSDLIKHRRIHTGEKPYKCNECGKAFNQSSVLILHQRIHTGEKPYPCNQCSKTFSRLSDLMNHQRIHTGEKPYPCSQCSKMFSRRSDLVKHHRIHTGEKPYECDECGKTFSQSSNLILHQRIHTGEKPYPCNDCTKSFSRRSDLVKHQRIHTGEKPYACNQCNKSFSQSSDLTKHQRVHSGEKPYHCDHCEKAFSQSSDLILHQRIHTGEKPYPCTQCSKSFSQNSDLIKHQRIHTGEKPYQCPECGKAFSQCSALILHQRIHTGEKPYSCDQCGKSFSRRSDLTNHQRIHAGEKPCKCDACGKAFGTCPELTEHQGIHTGERPHTCVQCSRSFS, from the exons ATGGTAATTCTCCAGTTGCTCCCCAAGGTGCCAAGCGTCCAGTTACAGCCCATGGAGATCCACTTCAATTATGAATCTGAAGAACACCACCTTCTGTCAG GTGGTGAGACTAAGACCAAGATTGGAGAGGTGACTTCAGAGGAGGAAATTACAACAAAAATTGAACAATTGCCTGAAGAGTCTGGCAACCCCAGAGATGATGTTCTCCAGGATTCTGAATGCAGAGGATTCTGTGAATTTGGGgataaattaaatgagaaagatcaaaatttctttaaaagaagacaGCATAACTGTGATGAATGTGGGCAAAGCTTTGCTTGGAGTACAGGCCTTATTAGGCATCGAAGAACCCATTgggagaaaccctatgaatgtgaTAAGTGTGGAAAGGCTTTTAGTGTGAGCTCAGCTCTGGTTCtgcatcagagaattcatactggagagaaaccctatccTTGTACTTGGTGCATTAAAAGTTTCAGTCGGAGCTCAGACCTTATTAAACATCAAAGAGTCCACACTGGTGAAAAACCTTATAAATGTgatgaatgtgggaaagccttcagtcaGAGTTCTGATCTCATCATCCATCAGAGAATCCATACAGGAGAAAAACCCTATCAGTGCAGTCACTGTAGTAAAAGTTTCAGCCAGCGCTCAGATCTGGTTAAGCATCAGAGAATCCATACTGGAGAGAAGCCTTATACATGTAACCAGTGTAACAAACATTTTAGTCAGAGTTCTGATGTTATAAAACATCAAAGAATCCACACTGGGGAGAAACCATATAAATGTGATGTGTGTGGAAAAGCCTTTAGTCAGAGCTCAGATCTTATTCtgcatcagagaattcacactggGGAGAAACCATATCCATGTAATCAGTGTAACAAAAGTTTCAGTCAGAACTCAGATCTTATTAAACATCGAAGGatccacactggagagaaaccctataaatgtaatgaatgtggtaAAGCTTTTAATCAGAGCTCAGTCCTTATTCtgcatcagagaattcacactggagagaaaccctatccATGTAATCAGTGTAGCAAAACCTTCAGTAGACTTTCAGATCTCATGAatcatcagagaattcacactggagagaaaccttacccaTGTAGCCAGTGCAGCAAAATGTTTAGTCGAAGATCAGACCTTGTTAAACATCATAGAATTCATACAGGGGAGAAGCCCTATGAATGTGATGAGTGTGGGAAAACCTTTAGTCAGAGCTCAAATCTTATTCTCCATCAGAGaatccacactggagagaaaccctatccATGCAATGATTGTACTAAAAGTTTTAGTCGTCGTTCAGACCTCGTTAAACATCAAAGGATACACACTGGAGAGAAGCCGTATGCATGTAACCAGTGCAATAAAAGTTTCAGTCAAAGCTCAGACCTCACTAAACATCAGAGAGTGCACTCTGGGGAAAAGCCCTATCATTGTGATCATTGTGAGAAAGCCTTCAGCCAGAGTTCTGACCTTATTCttcatcagagaattcacactggagaaaaaccATACCCATGCACACAGTGCAGCAAAAGTTTCAGCCAGAACTCAGACCTTATCAAACACCAGAGAATCCACACTGGGGAAAAACCCTATCAATGTCCTGAGTGTGGAAAGGCTTTTAGTCAGTGCTCAGCTCTTATCCTACATCAGAGGATCCACACTGGAGAAAAACCATATTCATGTGATCAGTGTGGCAAAAGCTTTAGTCGACGCTCTGATCTCACTAACCATCAAAGAATCCACGCTGGTGAAAAGCCATGTAAATGTGATGCATGTGGGAAAGCCTTCGGCACATGCCCTGAGCTTACTGAACACCAGGGAATCCACACTGGGGAGAGACCCCACACGTGTGTCCAATGCAGCAGAAGTTTTAGCTAG
- the ZSCAN30 gene encoding zinc finger and SCAN domain-containing protein 30 has protein sequence MSGKAAGLASHAPEEQEGLIIVKVEEENYVWGQDLGLQGNTCSLETFRQRFRQFGYSDSAGPREALSQLRELCHQWLRPEVNTKEQILELLVLEQFLAILPDELQAWLREHRPKNGEQAVTLLEELEKELDEPRQQDTVHGQGMIWKEMTSIGALKSLSIQLQPLENQCKSETQECQTSPETDGTLASDKVLTAKQEIIECVASAAMISPARLPGETPSQQVVEEALGGLDNFEKPKEIAARSKMSPLPSQERHLSLSTFNKKISTEECDFECNQSERALGVNSNVFTRQSVHAGGKVYQCLDCGKAFGQSSKLIRHQRIHTGERPYGCKECGKAFSLSSDLVRHQRIHSGEKPYECCECGKAFRGSSELIRHRRIHTGEKPYECGECGKAFSRSSALIQHKKIHTGDKGYECTECGKAFGRSSVLIEHQRIHTGEKPYECNECGKSFNQSSALTQHQRIHTGEKPYECSECQKTFRHRSGLMQHQRTHTRV, from the exons ATGTCAGGAAAAGCTGCAGGCCTGGCCTCCCATGCTCCAGAAGAACAAGAAGGACTTATAATTGTGAAGGTTGAAGAAGAGAATTATGTTTGGGGGCAGGACCTTGGCCTTCAGGGAAACACCTGTAGCCTGGAGACCTTCCGCCAGCGTTTCAGGCAGTTCGGCTACTCTGATTCTGCTGGGCCCCGGGAGGCCCTGAGCCAGCTCCGGGAGCTTTGCCATCAGTGGCTGAGGCCAGAGGTGAACACCAAGGAGCAGATCCTGGAGCTGCTGGTGCTGGAGCAGTTCCTGGCCATCCTGCCTGATGAGCTGCAGGCCTGGCTGCGAGAGCACCGGCCCAAGAATGGAGAGCAAGCTGTCACTCTgctggaggagctggagaaagaacttGATGAGCCAAGGCAACAG GACACAGTTCATGGCCAAGGGATGATCTGGAAGGAAATGACTTCCATAGGAGCACTGAAGTCTCTGAGTATACAGCTCCAGCCTTTGGAGAACCAGTGCAAGAGTGAGACTCAGGAGTGCCAGACTTCCCCTGAGACAG ATGGCACGCTGGCAAGTGACAAGGTATTAACAGCAAAACAAGAAATTATTGAATGTGTAGCGTCAGCGGCCATGATATCCCCAGCAAGACTTCCTGGGGAAACTCCTTCACAACAGGTAGTTGAAGAAGCTTTGGGAGGTCTGGACAACTTTGAGAAGCCAAAAGAAATTGCTGCAAGGAGCAAAATGAGTCCACTCCCTTCCCAGGAAAGACATCTTAGTCTGTCAACCTTCAACAAGAAAATCTCCACTGAAGAGTGTGACTTTGAATGTAACCAGAGTGAAAGGGCTCTCGGTGTGAACTCAAATGTCTTCACAAGACAGAGCGTTCATGCTGGAGGAAAGGTCTACCAGTGCTTGGACTGTGGGAAAGCCTTTGGCCAGAGCTCGAAGCTGATCagacatcagagaattcacactggagagaGGCCTTATGGATGTAAAGAGTGCGGCAAAGCTTTCAGTTTGAGCTCGGACCTTGTTAGACATCAGAGGATTCATAGTGGTGAAAAACCCTATGAATGTTGTGAATGTGGTAAAGCTTTCAGGGGCAGCTCGGAGCTCATTAGACATCGGAGAATTCACACCGGAGAGAAACCATATGAATGTggtgaatgtgggaaagccttcagccGGAGCTCAGCCCTCATTCAGCACAAGAAAATTCACACTGGAGACAAAGGCTATGAGTGTACTGAATGTGGTAAGGCTTTTGGTAGAAGCTCTGTCCTTATTGAACATCAAagaattcacactggagaaaaaccTTATGAATGTAACGAATGTGGAAAATCCTTCAATCAGAGCTCAGCCCTCACGCAGCACCAGCGAATCCACACTGGGGAGAAGCCTTATGAATGTAGCGAATGTCAGAAAACATTTAGGCACAGGTCAGGCCTTATGCAACACCAGAGAACTCACACAAGAGTTTAA